A window of Pirellulales bacterium contains these coding sequences:
- a CDS encoding trypsin-like peptidase domain-containing protein codes for MQEYDFTRPPPPPLSPYRSTRRPLALFYLLAMLVIVAALPYLVEHVQYASTRGKLRARADTASEELAKLKDKAGLVSLVDTSRVFNLVAKKIEPCVVHIDVEQLPGSNPDEIVFRMPGGRQVMQGQGSGFIADAAGHIVTNRHVVENATAIRVRLADGRTIESVSLVGDDELTDLAVLKIDAPDLSVATWGNSDELDVGDWVLAVGNPYGLDRTVTCGIVSATQRRKIAQTSSYQDFLQTDAAVNPGNSGGPLVNMFGDVVGVTTAIVGRSYQGISFAIPSEIARRSFEQIIKNGRVERGYLGVGFQELTPQLIKRLGLATDHGALVNRIEQGSPADSAGIQEGDVILEWNGREVVDPTDLALAVAGTEIGSKATLVVWRNGERQTIEVTVGRRRHGK; via the coding sequence ATGCAGGAATACGACTTCACACGCCCTCCACCTCCGCCGTTGTCACCCTATCGGTCGACGCGGCGACCGCTGGCGCTGTTCTACTTGCTGGCGATGCTGGTGATCGTGGCCGCGCTACCGTACCTGGTCGAGCACGTCCAATACGCCTCGACGCGCGGCAAGCTGCGGGCTCGCGCTGATACGGCGAGCGAAGAGTTGGCAAAGCTCAAGGACAAAGCCGGATTGGTGTCGCTCGTCGACACGTCGCGCGTCTTCAACCTAGTGGCGAAAAAAATCGAGCCCTGTGTCGTACACATCGACGTCGAGCAACTACCCGGCAGCAATCCCGACGAGATCGTGTTTCGCATGCCGGGCGGCCGGCAAGTGATGCAAGGGCAAGGCTCGGGCTTTATCGCAGACGCGGCAGGCCACATCGTCACGAATCGACACGTTGTCGAAAATGCAACCGCGATTCGCGTCCGACTGGCCGATGGTCGCACGATCGAGTCCGTGTCGCTAGTGGGGGACGACGAGTTAACTGATCTAGCAGTTTTGAAAATCGATGCCCCGGATCTATCGGTCGCCACCTGGGGCAATAGCGACGAACTGGACGTAGGAGATTGGGTGCTGGCCGTCGGCAATCCTTACGGCCTGGACCGAACCGTAACCTGTGGCATCGTCAGCGCGACGCAGCGACGCAAGATCGCCCAAACAAGCAGCTACCAGGATTTTCTGCAGACCGACGCCGCGGTGAATCCGGGCAACAGCGGCGGACCGCTGGTGAATATGTTCGGCGACGTGGTCGGCGTAACGACCGCCATCGTCGGGCGATCGTACCAGGGAATCAGCTTCGCGATTCCGAGCGAGATCGCCCGCCGCAGCTTCGAGCAAATCATCAAGAACGGCCGCGTCGAGCGCGGATATCTGGGGGTTGGCTTTCAAGAGCTGACTCCCCAGTTGATCAAGCGTCTCGGCTTGGCCACGGACCACGGGGCGCTGGTGAACCGCATCGAGCAAGGTTCGCCGGCCGACTCGGCGGGCATCCAGGAGGGGGACGTCATCCTGGAATGGAATGGTCGCGAGGTCGTCGATCCCACCGATTTAGCGCTGGCTGTGGCGGGCACTGAGATCGGCTCGAAAGCGACGTTGGTCGTTTGGCGAAATGGCGAACGACAAACGATCGAAGTCACGGTGGGACGCCGGAGGCATGGCAAATGA
- the aat gene encoding leucyl/phenylalanyl-tRNA--protein transferase produces the protein MVAGFHRTAASVAPRYFPPAASADAAGLVGIGGELSTDWLLDAYQHGIFPWPLSDGLLAWWSPDPRAVIEFTNFCPSRRLLRTFRSGRFEVKIDQDFRGVITGCATAQKRVDGTWLTPAMQDGYIRLHELGHAHSVEAWHDGQLAGGVYGLALAGYFAAESMFYRVPDASKVALVALIEHLRERGFQLLDIQQLTPHTQRFGASTIPREEFLKRLSPALNAPAKW, from the coding sequence ATGGTCGCAGGCTTTCATCGCACGGCTGCCTCGGTCGCGCCGCGCTACTTTCCGCCGGCCGCGAGCGCGGATGCCGCAGGCCTGGTCGGCATCGGCGGCGAGCTATCGACTGACTGGTTGCTCGACGCGTATCAGCACGGCATCTTTCCGTGGCCACTTTCCGACGGATTGCTCGCCTGGTGGTCCCCCGATCCTCGCGCCGTGATTGAATTCACCAACTTTTGCCCGTCGCGGCGCTTATTGCGCACATTCCGTAGCGGCCGTTTCGAAGTGAAGATCGACCAAGACTTCCGCGGCGTGATTACCGGATGTGCCACGGCACAAAAACGGGTCGACGGTACCTGGCTCACTCCGGCCATGCAGGATGGCTACATCCGCCTGCACGAATTGGGGCACGCCCACAGCGTCGAAGCCTGGCACGATGGCCAATTGGCCGGTGGCGTCTACGGTCTGGCACTGGCCGGCTACTTTGCAGCCGAATCGATGTTCTACCGCGTGCCCGATGCGTCGAAGGTGGCACTCGTGGCGCTGATTGAACATCTTCGCGAGCGCGGCTTTCAACTGCTCGACATACAACAACTGACGCCACATACCCAGCGTTTTGGCGCCAGCACCATTCCGCGCGAAGAATTTCTCAAACGGCTCTCGCCAGCGTTGAACGCGCCCGCCAAATGGTGA